In the Azospirillum humicireducens genome, CGCCGACCTCCAGCGCCTTGGCCTTGCGGGCCGCCGACATCTCCAGGACGATGATCCGCCCGGCCCCGGCCGCCTTCGCGCACATGATGGTGCAGAGGCCGATGGTGCCGGCGCCGACCACCACCACCGTCTCGCCGACGATGCTGCCGGCCTTCTTCACCGCATGCATGCCGACCGCCAGCGGCTCGATCAGGGCGCCCGCCTCGGTCGGGAAGCCGTCGGGCAGCTTGTAGAGCAGCTCGGCCGGGACGTTGACGAGGCTGGCGAAGGCGCCGTTGTTCATCAGGCCGGTGAAGGCCAGCTTCTCGCAGATGTTGTACATGCCGTGCTTGCAGTAATAGCACTCGCCGCAATGCTGGCAGGCGTCGGCCGCCACCCGGTCGCCGACGGCGAAGCCGCTGACGCCCTCGCCCAGCGTCGCGATCTCGCCGCTGAACTCGTGGCCGAGGATGCACTGGCCCTTCAGGCCGGTCAGCGGGTGGGGGGTGTCGACCGGGATGAAGACCGGGCCGGCGACATATTCATGCAGGTCGGACCCGCAGATGCCGCACCAATGCACCTTGATCTGCACCCAGCCGGCGGGCGGGGCGCCCGGCAGCGGCACGTCCTCGACCCGGATGTCCTTGCGGCCATGCCAGACGGCGGCCTTCATCGTGGTCATCGCATTCATGGCGTTGTCCTCCGGATTTTTCGTTGTCGGCGAGCGGTCGGAACGGTCAGGCGAAGACCATCCCGCCATCGACCAGCAGGGACTGGCCGGTCATGAAGTCGCTGTCGGACGAGGCGAGGAAGCGGGCGACACCGACCAGATCGTCGGGGCGCGACGGCCGGCCCAGCACGGCGCCGGCGGCGAACATGTCGAAGGCTTCGTTCTCCGACTTGGTGATGCCGGTGTCGCGGAAGCCCTGGTCGATGATCTTCCACATCTCTGTCGCCACCACGCCGGGGCAGATGGCGTTGGCGGTGATGCCGTCCTTGCCGAAGCCGCGGGCGGCGGCCTGGGTCAATGCCACAACGGCGAATTTGCTGGCGGAGTAGTGGGCCAGCGGCTCGTAGCCCTGCTTGCCGGCGATGGAGGCGGTGTTGACGATCTTGCCGCCGCCGCCCTGTTTCCTGAACGTCTTGATGGCTTCCTGCATGCCGATCAGCACGCCCAGCGCGTTGACGTCGTTGACGGTGTGCCAGTCGTCCTCGGTGATGTCGAGGAAGGGCTTGGTCTGGGCGATGCCGGCATTGTTGAAGATCACGTCGAGCCGGCCATGGGCCGTCACCGTCTCGTCGATCATGCGGCGGACGGCGGCACGGTCGCGGACATCGACGGTGACGGCGATTGCCGCGCCGCCGGCAGCGCGGATGGCGTCCGCCACCTGCCGGGCGTCGGCCTCGGTACGGTCGGCGATGGTGAGCTTGGCACCGTCGGCGGCCAGCGCCTTGGCAATGGTGGCGCCGATGCCGCGGCCGGCGCCGGTGACGATGATGCTCTTGTCCTTGAGATCGGGCATGAACGGTCTCCTGTCGGCGCGCTGGCGGACAGCCCGCGCGCCGGTGGCGAGGGGTTCGGGAACCGGGGAAAAGGGGCGGGAAGGGGGCTGGCCTCCTCAGTCCGCCTTGGCGATGTGGTCCTTCAGCAGCGCGTTCACCTTGCCGGCCGCCTCCATCTGCACCATGTGGCCGGCGCCGGGGATGACGGCGACCTGTGCCGTGTTCGCCAGCGCCTGGGCGTGGTCGGCGGGGATGACGCGATCCTCCTCGCCCCACACCACCAGCGTCGGCGTCCTGGCGTCCGCGATCCCGGCGGCGAGCACGCTGGCCTGCCGGCCCTCGGCGAACAGCGAGGCCGACAGCGCCCGCAGCGCCTCGTCAACGCCGTCCAGCCGCTTGTACTTCAACAGGTCGTCAACCATCTGGCGGCTGACAAGGCCGCGGTCCGCGAACAGCGTCTCAAGCACCGGTTTCAGGTCGCGGCGGGATGTCGCACCGACGAAACCCTGGATGTAGCCGTGGTCGATCTGCTCGCCGAGCCCGGCCGACGCGATCAGCGACAGCGACGCCACCCGCCCCGGCGCGTCGAGCGCGGTGCGCATCGACACCGCCCCGCCCATCGAATGGCCGACGAAATGGGCGCGCTCCACCCCGACCGTATCGAGGAAGCCCAGCACCGCCTGCGACAGGCCGGACAGGCTGGGGTCGGCGATCTGCTTGGTCGACTGGCCGTGGCCGGGCAGGTCGAGCGCATAGACGGTGGCCTTCTCCGCCAGCGCGTCGATGGTGAACAGCCAGTTGTCGAGATCGCCGCCGAAGCCGTGGACGAGCAGGACGGTCGGCCCGCTTTCGCCCCGCTTGGCATAGCGGATGGTGCCGGCCGGCGTCTCGGCGGTGTGGTACTGCGGGCCAGCCTCGGCCTCGTCGCCCTCCTCGCTGGCCGGGACGGCATAGGCGTTGATGAAGGCGTCGATGTCGTCGTCCGGCACGTCGGGTTCGGCCAGCACGGCGATCAGCGCCTTGACCGGATAGACGGTGCCGGGTTCGCCCAGCACGCGGCGCAGCACGCCGGTCTCGCCCGCCTCGACCACATTGGTGATCTTGTCGGTCTCGACCTCCAGCAGCTCATCGCCGATGGAGATGGTGGCCCCCGGCCGCTTCAGCCAGCCGGTGACCTTGCCCTCCGACATGGACAGGCCCCATTTCGGCATGACGATGGGCTTGATGCGCTCGTTCAACATGTGGTGCAGGCTCCTGAAAATGTTTTTTGCTTGGCTCACGCTTTTCCGTCATCCCCGCGGAGGCGGGGATCCAGGTGTCGGCCATTGCCGCGATCCGAAACGGTCTGGATTCCCGCCTTCGCGGGAATGACGGAGAGGTGCGCTTCTTGCGGGCTGTTCGGTGACGCGTCACGCCGCGATCCGCGGCGACGCCCCCTTGGGCGACAGGGTGCGGCGTACGGCGCTGGCGATGCTGTCGGCGCTGGGGACGTACAGATCCTCCAGCGACGGCGCGAAGGGCACCGGGGTGTGCGGTGCCGTCACCATCTGGATGCCAGCCTTCAGCGCGCCGAAGGCGTTCTGGCCGACGAAGGCGGCGATGTCGGTGGCGAGGTTGCAGCGCGGGTGCGCCTCGTCCACCACCACCAGCCGGCCGGTGCGCTCCACACTCTCGACGATGGTGTCCCAGTCGATGGGCGACAGGGTGCGCAGGTCGATCACCTCGGCCTCTGTGCCGTCCTTCGCCAGCGCGGTGGCCGCCTCCATCGCGCGGTGGACGGTCAGGCCGTAGCTGACGATGGTCACGTCGTCGCCGTCGCGCAGCACGTTCGCCTCGCCGAAGGGAATGGCGTAGCTCTCGGCCGGAACCTCGCATTCCAGGCCGTAGAGGTTCTTGTGCTCGCAGAAGATGACCGGGTCGTTGTCGCGGATCGACTGGATCAGCAGGCCCTTGGCGTCATAGGCGTTGCTGGGGCAGACCACCTTCAGCCCGGGGATGTGGGTGAACAGCGGGGTGAGCATCTGCGAATGCTGGGCGGCGGCGCGGAAGCCTGCGCCGACCATGCCGCGGATCACCACGGGGGTTTCGGCCTTGCCGCCGAACATGTAGCGGAACTTGGCGGCCTGGTTGAAGATCTGGTCGAAACAGACGCCCATGAAGTCCAGGAACATCAACTCGGCCACCGGGCGCAGGCCGCAGGCGGCGGCACCGACGGCCGCACCGATATAGGCGGATTCCGACAGCGGCGTGTCCATCAGCCGGTCGCCATGCTTGGCGTACAGACCCTTGGTGACGCCCAGCACGCCGCCCCATGCATCGTCCTCGCCCTTCGCGCCGGTGCCGCCGACGATGTCCTCGCCCATGACGATGACGGTGGGGTCGTGGCGCATCTCCAGATCCAGTGCTTCGTTGATCGCCTGCTTCATGCTGATCTTGCGGGACATGTGTTTCCTCCGCGCGTTTGGCGTTTCTTGCAATTGGGATCGGGATTGGCTCAGTAGGCGACGTAGACGTCGCGCAGCAGGTCTTCCGGCACTGGCAGCGGGGCAGCCTTGGCGGCGCGCGTGGCGTCCTCGATCAGCGCGTTGACCTCGCGGTCGATGGCCTGCAACTCGTCGCGGCTGATCACCCCGGCCTCGATCACCCGTTCCGACAGGATGGTCAGGCAGTCGCGCGACGCGCGGATCGCCTCCAGCTCGCCCTTGGCGCGGTAGGTCTGGGCGTCGCCTTCGAAATGGCCGTAGAAGCGGACCATGTTGCATTCCAGCAGGGCCGGGCCGCCGCCGTCGCGGGCGCGGCGGATGATCTCGCCGGCCGCCTCGTACACCGCGAAGAAGTCGGTGCCGTCCACCGTGACGCCCGGCATGCCGAAGCCGGTGGCGCGGTCGACGTAGCTGTCGCAGGACACCGCCCATTCCATCGCGGTGGATTCGGCATAGCCGTTGTTCTCCACCACGAAGACCACCGGCAGGTTCCACACCGCGGCGAGGTTCAGGCTTTCCAGGAAGGTGCCCTGGTTGGACGCGCCGTCGCCGACGAAGGTGATGCCGACGCCGCGGTCGCCGCGCACCTTGGCCGCCAGTGCAGCACCGCAGATCAGCGGCGCCCCGGCCCCCAGAATGCCGTTGGCGCCCATCATGCCCTTGGACAGGTCGGCGATGTGCATCGACCCGCCCTTGCCCCGGCAGGCGCCGGTGGAGCGGCCGTAGATCTCCGCCATCATCGCGTGGACGTCGACGCCCTTGGCGATGCAGTGGCCGTGGCCGCGGTGGGTGGAGGCGATGCGGTCGTTGTCGTTCAGGTGCATCATGATGCCGGTGGCGCAGGCCTCCTCGCCGGCATAGAGGTGGACGAAGCCGGGGATGTCGCCCTTGGCGAAATCGACGTGCAGCCGCTCCTCGAACTCGCGGATCGTCCGCATGGTGCGGTAGGCCTTCAGCAGCTCGTCCTTGCCGAGGGGGAAGGGATTCTGGGCCATGAGGTGTTTTCTCCCTGATGTGTGTTTGATGGTTAGAAGGCGGCGGCGACGGGCACGGGTGTGCCGGTCAGCAGCCTGTTCTGGCCGGCGTGCCGCATGACCGCGGCGACGTTGACCGTGCGGAAGGCGTCGTCCCTGAGCGTCAGGGACAGACGGTCGCGTTCGCTGAAGGAGAGTTCGCGCTCCCCATCCAGCGCGATGGATCCGGCGGCAACCTCCGGCACGAAGGCGACGTCGGCGGGCATGCGGCGCCAGTCGGTGATGCCGACCTCAGCCATCATTCCCGGGGCGATGGGGGCTTGGAGGGTGGTGCTCTTGCGGCAATCGCCATCCGGCGACAGCCGCACCATCAGGCCGCCGCTCTCGTCGCGGCCGACGGGTTCCAGCAGGCCGGCAATGGCCGACATGCCGATCACCTCGGGGTCGGCGAAGGTGACGTAGAGTTCGCGGAAATTCTCGGTCCGCCACAGGGCGCGGGCGCCGATATAGCGCTCCGTCACCAGGGCGACATCGACCAGCGCCATCTCGGTGACGGTTCCGCCGTCCGCCCCGCTGCGGAGGGACACGTCGATGCGCTTGTTGGCGGAGAATGCAATGTGCGGCGGCACCCGGCCGGTGACAGCCAGCCCGGTGGCGAGCCCGGTGATGGTCGGCTCGCGGTGTTCGGGGAAGGCGTTGTTGGTGCCGGTGGAGATGCCGGCGATGGGAACCGTTCCGCATTCCGCCGCCACCGCCCGGTGGGTTCCGTCGCCGCCGAGCACCACCAGTGCCGAGACGCCGGCCCGCCGCATCTCCGCGGTGGCACGGTGGGTGTCGGCGACGGTGCCGGTGACTGGCATGGCGACCGGGTGGAGGGCGGGGTAGATGTCCTCGCCGCGCGCTTTCGCCCGCATCATGCCGCGCTCGACATGGGCGCGGATGCCGCCATTCTCCGGCATCATCAGAACGTCGCGGACGCCGCAGGCATGCAGCGCCGCCAGCACCCGCAGCAGAATGTTCGCCCGGTCGGCGATCTGCAGGCTGGTGGCGTTGGCGACGACCCGGCGGATATCGCGGGCTGAAACCGGATTGGCGACGATGCCGACGACCGGAGCCAAGATTGCGCCTCCCCCTCGCTGATGCGCGCCGTTGATCGACGCGCGGTTCGAAGAGGTAAGAGCAACCGCCGTGCCAGAAGGTCAGTTCAGCGGATTTTCTTGATTATCAACGGTTCGGGGTGGTGTGGCGGGGTGGGGCGTTGCAACAGGTGTTGCATGGACTGTTGCGTTGCCGATGCAACAGCTGTGGCGTCACTCCGCGGCTGGCGGAACCGCGGCGATGCGGGTGGGGATCAGGTTCAGCACGCCGGTGAGCGTCGGTTCGGCCATCTGCCACTCTCCATCCGATTGAGCGATGATGGAACCCACTCGCGCATGAGTTAATGGCTGCCCACCTTTTCATGCGCCAGCCGCACCCCGGCATTCCACCCCTGCACAGCGCCCGTCTTGCCAAGCACTTGCCAGCCGCCTTAGCCTCGCTTGGTCATACCAATGAACCTTCGACCGGGGAGGACAACACCCATGACCGTCATCGCCACCACCCAGCCGCGCGCGGCCCTGACCGAGGAGGCTCGGGCCGAGCTGTCGGCTTTGCTGGGCGACCGGTTCACCACCTCCCTGCCGGTGCGCGAGCATCACGGCAAGGACGAGTCCTATCACACGCCCTGTCCGCCGGACGGCGTCGCCTTCGCCAACTCGACCGAAGAGGTCAGCGCGATCGTCAAGATCTGCGCGAAGCACAAGCTGCCGATCATCCCCTTCGGCACCGGCACCTCGCTGGAGGGCGGCATCGCGGCGCTGGCCGGCGGCATCACCATCGACCTGTCGGGCATGCAGCAGATCCTGCGCGTCAGCGCGGAGGATCTGGACGTCACCGTCCAGGCCGGCGTGACCCGCAAGCAGCTGAACGAGCATCTGCGCGACACTGGCCTGTTCTTCCCCATCGATCCCGGCGCCAACGCCTCTCTCGGCGGCATGTCGGCAACGCGGGCCAGCGGCACCAATGCCGTGCGCTATGGCACCATGCGCGAGAATGTCCTGGGTCTGACCGTGGTGCTGGCCGACGGCCGCGTCATCAAGACCGGCGGCCGGGCGCGCAAGTCGGCGGCCGGCTATGACCTGACCCGTCTGTTCGTCGGCTCCGAGGGTACGCTCGGCATCATCACCGAGGTGACGCTGAAGCTCTACGGCATCCCGGAAGCGATCTCGTCCGCCGTCTGCGCCTTCCCGACCATCAAGGGCGCGGTCGATACGGTGATCCAGACCATCCAGGTTGGCGTCCCCGTCGCCCGCATCGAACTGCTGGACGAGGTGCAGATCGACGCGGTCAACAAATACTCCAAGC is a window encoding:
- a CDS encoding FAD-linked oxidase C-terminal domain-containing protein codes for the protein MTVIATTQPRAALTEEARAELSALLGDRFTTSLPVREHHGKDESYHTPCPPDGVAFANSTEEVSAIVKICAKHKLPIIPFGTGTSLEGGIAALAGGITIDLSGMQQILRVSAEDLDVTVQAGVTRKQLNEHLRDTGLFFPIDPGANASLGGMSATRASGTNAVRYGTMRENVLGLTVVLADGRVIKTGGRARKSAAGYDLTRLFVGSEGTLGIITEVTLKLYGIPEAISSAVCAFPTIKGAVDTVIQTIQVGVPVARIELLDEVQIDAVNKYSKLDYAVAPTLFFEFHGTEAGVKEQAEMVAAIAAEHGGMEFAWATRPEDRSKLWQARHDAYYAALALRPGSKGWPTDVCVPISRLADCILETKQDLAESNMLAPMVGHVGDGNFHLVYVLDPENPAELAEAQRLADKMVGRALAMGGTCTGEHGIGYGKMAFLEQEAGEAFAVMGDLKRAFDPDNLLNPGKVVRV
- a CDS encoding acetoin dehydrogenase dihydrolipoyllysine-residue acetyltransferase subunit yields the protein MLNERIKPIVMPKWGLSMSEGKVTGWLKRPGATISIGDELLEVETDKITNVVEAGETGVLRRVLGEPGTVYPVKALIAVLAEPDVPDDDIDAFINAYAVPASEEGDEAEAGPQYHTAETPAGTIRYAKRGESGPTVLLVHGFGGDLDNWLFTIDALAEKATVYALDLPGHGQSTKQIADPSLSGLSQAVLGFLDTVGVERAHFVGHSMGGAVSMRTALDAPGRVASLSLIASAGLGEQIDHGYIQGFVGATSRRDLKPVLETLFADRGLVSRQMVDDLLKYKRLDGVDEALRALSASLFAEGRQASVLAAGIADARTPTLVVWGEEDRVIPADHAQALANTAQVAVIPGAGHMVQMEAAGKVNALLKDHIAKAD
- a CDS encoding thiamine pyrophosphate-dependent dehydrogenase E1 component subunit alpha, producing the protein MAQNPFPLGKDELLKAYRTMRTIREFEERLHVDFAKGDIPGFVHLYAGEEACATGIMMHLNDNDRIASTHRGHGHCIAKGVDVHAMMAEIYGRSTGACRGKGGSMHIADLSKGMMGANGILGAGAPLICGAALAAKVRGDRGVGITFVGDGASNQGTFLESLNLAAVWNLPVVFVVENNGYAESTAMEWAVSCDSYVDRATGFGMPGVTVDGTDFFAVYEAAGEIIRRARDGGGPALLECNMVRFYGHFEGDAQTYRAKGELEAIRASRDCLTILSERVIEAGVISRDELQAIDREVNALIEDATRAAKAAPLPVPEDLLRDVYVAY
- a CDS encoding alpha-ketoacid dehydrogenase subunit beta; this encodes MSRKISMKQAINEALDLEMRHDPTVIVMGEDIVGGTGAKGEDDAWGGVLGVTKGLYAKHGDRLMDTPLSESAYIGAAVGAAACGLRPVAELMFLDFMGVCFDQIFNQAAKFRYMFGGKAETPVVIRGMVGAGFRAAAQHSQMLTPLFTHIPGLKVVCPSNAYDAKGLLIQSIRDNDPVIFCEHKNLYGLECEVPAESYAIPFGEANVLRDGDDVTIVSYGLTVHRAMEAATALAKDGTEAEVIDLRTLSPIDWDTIVESVERTGRLVVVDEAHPRCNLATDIAAFVGQNAFGALKAGIQMVTAPHTPVPFAPSLEDLYVPSADSIASAVRRTLSPKGASPRIAA
- a CDS encoding ATP-NAD kinase family protein — its product is MAPVVGIVANPVSARDIRRVVANATSLQIADRANILLRVLAALHACGVRDVLMMPENGGIRAHVERGMMRAKARGEDIYPALHPVAMPVTGTVADTHRATAEMRRAGVSALVVLGGDGTHRAVAAECGTVPIAGISTGTNNAFPEHREPTITGLATGLAVTGRVPPHIAFSANKRIDVSLRSGADGGTVTEMALVDVALVTERYIGARALWRTENFRELYVTFADPEVIGMSAIAGLLEPVGRDESGGLMVRLSPDGDCRKSTTLQAPIAPGMMAEVGITDWRRMPADVAFVPEVAAGSIALDGERELSFSERDRLSLTLRDDAFRTVNVAAVMRHAGQNRLLTGTPVPVAAAF
- a CDS encoding 2,3-butanediol dehydrogenase, whose protein sequence is MNAMTTMKAAVWHGRKDIRVEDVPLPGAPPAGWVQIKVHWCGICGSDLHEYVAGPVFIPVDTPHPLTGLKGQCILGHEFSGEIATLGEGVSGFAVGDRVAADACQHCGECYYCKHGMYNICEKLAFTGLMNNGAFASLVNVPAELLYKLPDGFPTEAGALIEPLAVGMHAVKKAGSIVGETVVVVGAGTIGLCTIMCAKAAGAGRIIVLEMSAARKAKALEVGASIVLDPKECDAVAEVKALTGGYGADVSFECIGHRDTAKLAIDVIRKAGKTVLVGIFEEPSSFNFFEIVATEKQLIGSLAYNGEFADVIRFIADGRIDVQPLITGRITLTDIVSGGFEELVAHKDRNVKIIVQPQAVPAAAEQPELVH
- a CDS encoding glucose 1-dehydrogenase, which codes for MPDLKDKSIIVTGAGRGIGATIAKALAADGAKLTIADRTEADARQVADAIRAAGGAAIAVTVDVRDRAAVRRMIDETVTAHGRLDVIFNNAGIAQTKPFLDITEDDWHTVNDVNALGVLIGMQEAIKTFRKQGGGGKIVNTASIAGKQGYEPLAHYSASKFAVVALTQAAARGFGKDGITANAICPGVVATEMWKIIDQGFRDTGITKSENEAFDMFAAGAVLGRPSRPDDLVGVARFLASSDSDFMTGQSLLVDGGMVFA